One segment of Mycobacterium spongiae DNA contains the following:
- a CDS encoding flavin-containing monooxygenase — translation MAIASTADTGGVRHRNPRIVVVGAGMSGICLAAKLKHAGVPTFTVLEKATDVGGTWRDNRYPGLRCDVPSAFYQYSFHPNPDWSHWLSSGAQIHNYIRTVVDDHGLREHIQLGVEVTCAEFVNGVWRVQDSTGTVREADFLITATGVLHHPVLPDIPGLDDFAGTKFHSARWNDTVSLADKRVAVIGTGSTGAQLVTALAGRVAHLDLFQRTPQWILPLPNWPTDPLTKRLRARMPWLMAAEYALIKRAFALFSTALISPGWQRWLVESLCRAHLYAVRNRELRRTLTPDYQPGCKRLVMSGGFYRAVQRRNVDVVTTAIAHVEPRGIVTADGRLHEADVLVFATGFDAHAYLRPMELIGPDGTTLAEVWRDGPRAYRTIALPGFPNFFMLMGPHSPIGNFSLVAIAEAQSDHIMKWISAWRQGWFSTAAPTAESTAKYNTELRRALPGTVWASGCASWYLGTDGSPEVWPWTPQAHARMLADRHVEDFHVDTEPSAVKVATE, via the coding sequence GTGGCTATAGCCTCAACGGCGGATACCGGCGGTGTCCGCCACAGGAATCCCAGGATCGTCGTCGTGGGTGCCGGGATGTCGGGTATTTGCTTGGCCGCCAAGCTCAAGCATGCCGGAGTACCGACCTTCACGGTGCTCGAGAAGGCCACCGATGTTGGTGGCACCTGGCGAGATAATCGCTACCCCGGGTTGCGCTGCGATGTGCCCTCGGCCTTCTACCAATACTCGTTTCACCCCAACCCGGACTGGTCGCACTGGTTGTCGTCGGGCGCGCAGATCCACAACTACATCCGCACCGTGGTCGACGACCATGGTCTGCGCGAGCACATCCAACTTGGCGTCGAAGTGACCTGCGCGGAATTCGTGAACGGCGTTTGGCGAGTGCAGGATTCGACCGGGACGGTGCGAGAGGCTGACTTCTTGATCACCGCTACAGGCGTGCTGCATCATCCCGTCCTCCCGGATATTCCGGGTCTGGACGACTTCGCGGGGACAAAGTTTCACTCCGCCCGTTGGAACGACACGGTGTCCTTGGCGGACAAGCGGGTAGCCGTGATTGGTACTGGGTCGACCGGCGCACAGCTCGTCACAGCGCTTGCAGGCAGGGTGGCGCACCTCGACCTGTTCCAGCGCACGCCGCAATGGATTCTGCCGCTGCCGAATTGGCCGACGGACCCGCTCACCAAGCGGCTGCGTGCACGGATGCCATGGCTGATGGCCGCCGAATATGCGTTGATCAAGCGGGCTTTCGCGTTGTTCTCTACGGCACTGATCAGTCCGGGCTGGCAGCGGTGGCTCGTCGAGTCGCTGTGTCGAGCCCACCTGTATGCCGTGCGCAACCGCGAACTGCGCCGCACATTGACCCCCGACTACCAACCCGGGTGCAAGCGTCTGGTGATGTCCGGCGGGTTTTACCGCGCGGTGCAACGCCGCAACGTCGATGTGGTCACCACCGCTATCGCCCACGTCGAACCGCGCGGAATCGTGACCGCCGACGGCCGACTCCACGAGGCTGACGTCCTGGTATTCGCCACCGGGTTCGACGCGCACGCCTACCTGCGCCCCATGGAGCTGATCGGCCCCGATGGCACCACGCTGGCCGAGGTGTGGCGCGACGGGCCGCGCGCGTATCGCACGATCGCGTTGCCGGGATTCCCCAACTTCTTCATGCTCATGGGCCCGCACAGCCCGATCGGCAACTTCTCGCTGGTGGCAATCGCCGAGGCCCAGTCCGACCACATCATGAAGTGGATCAGCGCCTGGCGGCAGGGGTGGTTTTCGACCGCCGCACCTACCGCGGAGTCGACCGCGAAGTACAACACGGAGCTTCGCCGCGCGTTGCCCGGCACGGTCTGGGCATCCGGTTGCGCCAGCTGGTATTTGGGAACCGACGGGTCGCCCGAGGTGTGGCCGTGGACTCCGCAAGCCCATGCCCGCATGCTGGCGGACCGCCACGTCGAGGACTTTCACGTCGACACCGAACCGTCCGCGGTGAAGGTGGCGACCGAGTGA
- a CDS encoding short-chain dehydrogenase/reductase, translating to MDLTGKRVLITGGGRGIGAVTARKLAEAGSRVALLDIEQDRVAQTAAELGPGHLGLAADVTDSASLDTAVQAAVQAFGGLDVVVANAGVASWQTVPATDVDAWARTVEVNLTGVFRTVRATIPHVIASKGYVLVVSSLASIVPMPGGSAYGASKSGVEGFANALRLEMHPHEVAVGSAHPTVITTDLVGDLTTSSSALKTLVRVIRRAGGARTADECAALFVRGIRMRARRVYVPRWAVLLQWLRPLLYSTACDRLIATTGRSRLRRGMAIIDGLPASAPERVLAQTTPRAVPPTAWPKPAR from the coding sequence ATGGACCTGACAGGGAAGCGGGTGCTGATCACCGGCGGCGGCCGGGGCATCGGCGCGGTCACCGCCCGTAAGCTTGCCGAGGCCGGTTCTCGGGTGGCGCTGCTGGACATCGAGCAAGACCGCGTCGCGCAAACGGCCGCCGAGCTCGGACCCGGCCACCTCGGCCTCGCCGCGGACGTGACCGACAGCGCGTCGCTGGATACGGCCGTACAGGCAGCGGTGCAGGCGTTCGGCGGGCTCGATGTCGTCGTCGCCAACGCCGGCGTCGCGAGCTGGCAGACGGTGCCCGCCACCGACGTCGACGCTTGGGCGCGCACCGTGGAGGTGAACCTGACCGGTGTGTTCCGCACCGTGCGCGCGACGATCCCACACGTGATCGCGAGTAAGGGATACGTGCTGGTGGTGTCGTCGCTGGCCTCCATCGTGCCGATGCCGGGCGGAAGTGCCTACGGCGCCAGCAAGTCCGGCGTGGAGGGATTCGCCAACGCGCTGCGCCTGGAGATGCACCCCCACGAGGTGGCCGTCGGCTCGGCTCACCCGACCGTGATCACCACCGACCTGGTCGGGGACCTCACCACGAGCTCGTCGGCGTTGAAGACGCTGGTACGTGTGATCCGTCGCGCGGGCGGAGCCCGGACGGCCGACGAGTGCGCGGCCCTGTTCGTGCGTGGCATCCGCATGCGCGCCCGCCGCGTGTATGTGCCTCGGTGGGCCGTGCTTCTGCAGTGGCTACGTCCGCTGCTGTACTCCACAGCGTGTGATCGGCTCATCGCCACGACCGGCAGATCCCGGCTGCGCCGGGGGATGGCGATCATTGACGGGCTGCCCGCGTCGGCGCCCGAGCGGGTGCTCGCCCAGACGACGCCGAGGGCCGTGCCGCCGACAGCGTGGCCGAAGCCCGCACGGTGA
- a CDS encoding alpha/beta hydrolase — MSGPDEIATAAFEPPEPGRSAAVLAAVVRRSLRPVLSGVRPGRRAAGIRRIVVAVERLATRLRVPLGTPVAGASMHRIDLGGCGAEWIAAPRAHVSKPAILYFHGGGFIVGGPQTHRRLVSRLSAVCGGAPVLSVEYRQLPHVSVQASVADCVAAYRYLLRRHPPSEIVVAGDSAGGHLALAVAAAARTLDLPQPAGIAVISPWVDLTADRPRHRNVRRDPYVTPSVLAWIGHLHHVRFGPLRTDLCDPDHDMSGLAPTLIQVGGLEILVADAEALAARLAAVAVPCQLQIYPGQMHVFQLFADILPEARRALREFAAFVDERTRSPASESASHDGPDNPDAPAAAEP, encoded by the coding sequence GTGAGCGGCCCAGACGAGATCGCCACAGCGGCGTTCGAGCCGCCGGAGCCCGGCCGATCGGCGGCGGTACTGGCGGCGGTGGTGCGCCGGTCGCTTCGGCCGGTCCTGAGTGGTGTCCGGCCGGGACGGCGTGCCGCCGGGATCCGGCGCATCGTGGTCGCTGTGGAGCGGCTGGCCACCCGCCTGCGCGTCCCACTCGGCACCCCGGTGGCGGGCGCGTCGATGCACCGGATCGACCTCGGCGGATGCGGCGCCGAATGGATCGCCGCGCCACGGGCTCACGTTTCGAAGCCGGCGATCTTGTACTTCCACGGCGGCGGCTTCATCGTCGGCGGCCCACAAACGCACCGTCGGCTCGTTTCGCGGCTGTCGGCGGTGTGTGGCGGCGCGCCAGTGCTCAGCGTCGAATATCGGCAGCTGCCACATGTGTCGGTGCAGGCCTCGGTAGCCGACTGTGTCGCGGCATACCGGTATCTGTTGCGTCGACATCCGCCATCGGAGATCGTGGTGGCCGGTGACTCGGCCGGCGGGCATCTGGCGCTGGCAGTCGCCGCCGCGGCGCGCACCCTCGATCTTCCGCAACCGGCAGGGATCGCCGTCATCTCGCCGTGGGTCGACCTCACCGCGGACCGACCGCGACACCGCAACGTACGACGAGATCCCTATGTCACCCCCAGCGTGCTTGCCTGGATTGGTCATCTGCACCACGTCCGGTTCGGCCCGCTTCGTACCGATCTGTGCGACCCCGACCACGACATGTCCGGACTGGCGCCGACCCTGATCCAAGTCGGCGGCCTGGAGATTCTCGTCGCCGACGCGGAAGCGCTCGCGGCACGGCTCGCTGCCGTTGCCGTGCCCTGCCAGCTGCAGATCTACCCCGGCCAGATGCACGTGTTTCAGCTGTTCGCCGACATCCTGCCGGAAGCGCGACGCGCGCTGCGGGAATTCGCTGCATTCGTCGACGAACGCACCCGATCACCAGCGTCAGAATCAGCGTCTCATGACGGTCCGGACAACCCGGATGCGCCCGCGGCCGCAGAACCGTGA
- a CDS encoding metal-sensitive transcriptional regulator, which yields MGEHLTAKKHAALNRLKTVRGHLDGIIRMLESDAYCVDVMKQISAAQSSLERANRVMLHNHLETCFSSEVLDGRGQAAIDELIDAVKFTPALTGPQAQLGGAAVGEPGDNHGSAAAGASGLSGPS from the coding sequence ATGGGCGAACACTTGACCGCAAAGAAGCATGCGGCGCTTAATCGGCTCAAGACGGTTCGGGGCCACCTCGACGGAATCATTCGCATGCTGGAATCCGACGCTTACTGCGTGGACGTCATGAAGCAGATCTCAGCGGCACAGTCCTCCCTGGAGCGAGCCAACCGGGTGATGTTGCACAACCACTTGGAGACCTGTTTTTCCTCGGAAGTGCTCGATGGTCGCGGACAAGCGGCCATCGACGAGCTCATTGACGCCGTCAAGTTCACACCGGCGCTGACCGGCCCACAGGCCCAGTTAGGTGGTGCTGCGGTCGGGGAACCTGGTGACAATCACGGTTCTGCGGCCGCGGGCGCATCCGGGTTGTCCGGACCGTCATGA
- a CDS encoding DUF2182 domain-containing protein, giving the protein MSPESAANVDNSQGRSRAPTDIWLSASLLGLAGLGWWWSVVGAAGMGGDEMSKHAESTMSLAAFLLAWVAMMAAMMLPAVSPVVGHYVRAAAGNALTAVLFVVGYLAVWTVVGIPAFVASTHLDPMVHGSAWIGRVAGAVALVAGLHQLSPLKATCLRHCHWPMSVSGGSRTASRAGTFVAGGRYGISCLGSCWLLMLLLITVGTMQLAWMLALTVVIWLEKVAPFSDQLRRVTAAILVVLGVALLVHPTFVTRLIV; this is encoded by the coding sequence GTGTCACCTGAAAGCGCGGCGAACGTGGACAACAGCCAAGGACGTAGCAGGGCGCCGACCGATATTTGGTTGTCGGCATCGCTGCTGGGTTTGGCGGGCTTGGGCTGGTGGTGGTCTGTCGTCGGCGCCGCCGGCATGGGCGGCGACGAAATGTCGAAGCACGCCGAATCCACGATGTCGTTGGCCGCGTTCCTCCTCGCGTGGGTGGCCATGATGGCCGCGATGATGCTTCCCGCGGTCTCACCGGTTGTCGGCCACTATGTTCGTGCCGCCGCCGGCAACGCCCTTACGGCGGTGCTCTTCGTCGTCGGCTACCTGGCGGTGTGGACCGTGGTGGGCATCCCGGCTTTTGTCGCGTCGACCCACCTAGACCCGATGGTGCATGGCTCTGCCTGGATTGGCCGCGTCGCCGGCGCCGTGGCGCTCGTCGCCGGACTGCATCAGCTCAGCCCGCTCAAGGCGACGTGTCTGCGGCACTGCCACTGGCCGATGTCCGTGTCCGGTGGGTCACGAACAGCGAGCCGGGCGGGGACATTCGTTGCCGGCGGCCGCTATGGCATCTCTTGTCTCGGTTCTTGCTGGCTGCTGATGTTGCTGTTAATCACTGTTGGCACCATGCAATTGGCGTGGATGCTAGCGCTCACGGTGGTGATCTGGCTGGAAAAGGTGGCCCCGTTTAGCGATCAACTTCGCCGAGTCACCGCCGCGATACTCGTCGTTCTTGGCGTTGCGCTGCTCGTACACCCCACGTTTGTCACCCGCCTCATCGTGTAA
- a CDS encoding multicopper oxidase family protein, whose product MKYTDPNAVELLGHPMRLRSFNGAVVGPTLRAKPGDTLQIALVNALPVNPDPMPANMNIPHNFNTTNLHTHGLHVSPQKPADYVLLEVLPQGTALPHDDPDAYVGRFDFTFQLPDDHPSGTFWYHPHRHGATAMQVASGMAGALIIEEPDDNRVPDELRNVAERILVLQEIPFVLDNGVGVVEDFEEQLASKEDRAITVNGKHAPTIQMRRGEVQRWRIIQAHFELAMGIRLHDHALHQIAADGITMPAVRPLDVLAISPGGRADVLVQANDTPGRYELRTAPYDIRHEFEFNGAPPPLADNQSTEIREGILLATVEVVDEQRPMPLPSSLPPPSGLPAIEGSAIARDRRFHFEKTDSGYQINGKLFDVDRTDEVFHLDVSERWILTAANGSHNFHIHQTPFRVMSVNGKPLARPLWRDTAMVPAGGEVVCEGRFEDFPGVFVVHCHRLKHEDKGMMQKVELL is encoded by the coding sequence GTGAAATACACCGACCCGAACGCCGTCGAGTTGCTGGGTCACCCCATGCGGCTGCGCAGTTTCAACGGCGCCGTAGTGGGGCCCACCTTGCGAGCGAAGCCGGGTGACACCCTACAGATCGCGCTGGTGAACGCCCTACCGGTGAATCCCGATCCCATGCCGGCCAACATGAACATCCCGCACAACTTCAATACGACGAATCTGCACACCCACGGGCTCCACGTTTCCCCGCAGAAGCCGGCGGACTACGTGCTCTTGGAAGTCCTGCCACAGGGGACCGCACTCCCCCACGATGACCCCGATGCGTACGTGGGTCGCTTCGACTTCACGTTCCAGCTTCCCGACGACCACCCCAGCGGCACCTTCTGGTATCACCCGCATCGGCACGGCGCGACCGCCATGCAGGTGGCCAGCGGGATGGCGGGCGCGCTGATCATCGAGGAGCCCGACGACAATCGGGTCCCCGACGAGTTGCGCAACGTCGCCGAGCGCATTCTGGTTCTCCAAGAGATCCCGTTTGTGCTCGACAACGGGGTTGGCGTCGTCGAAGACTTCGAGGAGCAGCTTGCCAGCAAGGAGGACCGCGCAATCACGGTCAACGGAAAGCACGCACCGACGATTCAGATGCGCCGCGGAGAAGTTCAGCGCTGGCGCATCATCCAGGCGCACTTCGAGCTCGCGATGGGTATCCGATTGCACGATCATGCGCTACACCAGATCGCCGCCGACGGGATCACCATGCCCGCGGTGCGCCCGCTCGACGTGTTGGCAATCTCGCCCGGGGGGCGCGCAGATGTGCTGGTCCAGGCAAACGACACCCCGGGCCGTTATGAGCTGCGCACCGCGCCGTACGACATCCGGCACGAGTTCGAATTCAATGGCGCGCCGCCACCATTGGCCGATAACCAATCAACGGAAATCCGCGAAGGGATCCTCCTGGCCACCGTCGAGGTGGTCGACGAACAACGTCCGATGCCGCTCCCGTCATCCCTTCCGCCACCGAGCGGCCTGCCCGCGATCGAGGGGTCCGCCATCGCCAGGGACCGCCGCTTCCATTTCGAAAAGACAGATAGTGGCTACCAGATCAACGGAAAGCTTTTTGACGTCGACCGCACCGACGAGGTGTTCCACCTCGACGTCAGCGAACGTTGGATCCTCACCGCCGCCAACGGCAGCCACAATTTCCACATCCACCAAACCCCGTTCCGGGTTATGTCCGTCAACGGCAAACCCCTCGCCCGACCGCTATGGCGCGACACCGCGATGGTCCCCGCCGGCGGCGAGGTTGTCTGCGAGGGCCGCTTCGAAGACTTCCCGGGTGTCTTTGTCGTGCACTGCCACCGCCTCAAGCACGAGGACAAAGGCATGATGCAAAAGGTCGAACTGCTCTAA
- a CDS encoding AraC family transcriptional regulator, giving the protein MTEYTIPIGRAQACIALAARQGWDIGTALEEAGISPVLVTEGRSRVSMEQFAALIRNLWRTTDDELMGLGSAPVPRGTMRLMSYALLGTPDLGSVLQRYVELAKAVPGFPPIVVAVGPKEVRVSTELARIEQADEVIVDALLAAGHRFASWAIGRQLPLRRVEVPYPQPDEIDDYDVVFGAPVVFSAPTAAVVFATEMLASPCIRTEVELDEFLRRAPAGLLLRRDHGSSMVDRVRRILAERGATGQRATADEIAAGLAMSPQTLRRRLRDEHTSIRQIRESILLDAAIASLVRGDETLTALSRRLGFSEPSAFSRAFRRWTGRSPGSYLPRGAAQSGEHSPSDPQRARPRPAGNSCNSEQ; this is encoded by the coding sequence GTGACTGAGTACACGATTCCCATCGGTCGAGCACAAGCCTGCATCGCGCTGGCTGCTCGCCAGGGATGGGACATCGGCACGGCTCTGGAGGAAGCGGGAATCTCGCCAGTGCTCGTAACCGAGGGTCGATCTCGCGTTTCGATGGAGCAGTTCGCCGCCTTGATACGAAATCTCTGGCGCACCACCGACGACGAACTCATGGGGCTGGGATCGGCGCCGGTGCCGCGGGGGACGATGCGGCTCATGTCCTACGCTCTGCTCGGGACCCCGGATCTGGGCTCGGTTCTGCAGCGCTACGTCGAACTTGCCAAAGCCGTTCCCGGCTTCCCGCCAATCGTCGTCGCGGTGGGTCCCAAGGAAGTTCGTGTGTCGACCGAGCTGGCCAGGATCGAGCAGGCCGACGAGGTCATCGTGGATGCGTTGTTGGCGGCCGGGCACCGGTTCGCCAGTTGGGCGATCGGCAGACAACTACCCCTTCGGCGCGTTGAGGTGCCCTACCCCCAGCCTGACGAGATCGACGACTACGACGTCGTTTTCGGTGCGCCGGTGGTCTTTTCGGCGCCCACGGCAGCCGTGGTCTTCGCCACGGAGATGCTCGCCTCGCCGTGTATTCGTACCGAAGTCGAGTTGGATGAGTTTCTGCGTCGTGCTCCCGCCGGACTTCTGCTACGGCGCGACCACGGCTCCTCGATGGTCGATCGCGTTCGTCGGATACTCGCCGAAAGAGGTGCCACGGGGCAACGCGCGACAGCTGACGAGATCGCTGCCGGTCTGGCGATGAGCCCGCAAACGCTGCGCCGAAGACTTCGCGATGAACACACGTCCATTCGACAGATCCGTGAGTCCATACTGCTCGATGCCGCGATCGCCAGCCTGGTTCGCGGCGATGAAACCCTTACCGCACTCTCGCGACGGCTGGGTTTCTCCGAGCCCAGCGCCTTTAGCCGGGCGTTTCGGCGATGGACCGGCCGCAGCCCCGGTTCTTACCTGCCGCGGGGCGCCGCACAATCGGGCGAACACAGCCCGAGCGATCCTCAACGGGCGCGCCCTCGCCCTGCCGGGAACAGCTGCAACTCGGAGCAATAG
- a CDS encoding flavin-containing monooxygenase yields the protein MSGFASGCGGTPVGHRRPVDRSRLIAAASAGNMPTFIMVLHLLTGDDRWLRPPYVPTRNYGLGPNDSGGLPGGVRADIVEAVAEAVTSWANEGPAAVTDPSAETLAQMLSLSMGEQVPIEYGRLAAAELAAPELSPRPRPTRGAGPLVVIVGAGVSGLTLAVFLREAGIAHVIVERNDDVGGTWLRNNYPGCGVDIPSHLYSLSFFPRTWSAYFAKRDELVGYLGDLADHFGLRDSIQFGTEAVRADYDERTRRWTVRLRTRDGAESDIAGDVLVTAVGLFGERTADIPGREVFGGDAVHSASWPADLDLSNRRVAVVGSGASAMQIVPAVVDRVAALTVFQRSPGWVAPAENYFEPMTDEARWLFDHVPYYRRCYRLRLAWTWNDRVHEALRVDPGWPHPDRAVNAVSDAHRALFTSYIHSELAGRPDLERVLVPAYPPYGKRILLDNGWYRALRRPHVDVVSEPVAEFTRTGVRTASGAEYPAEVVVSCTGFAVRRYLAPMQISGRAGAELHDRWGADDATAYLGISVPDFPNLFLMYGPNVNPGGGSYMFVAECQARYITDAVVAMRDRGLGVLECRADVHDDYVRRVDEAHNRMVWTHPGMSNYFRNAAGRVVTNSPWRIVDYWAMTDGVNLADFHTEPAPATAS from the coding sequence GTGAGCGGCTTCGCGTCCGGGTGCGGCGGGACTCCGGTGGGCCATCGCCGACCGGTCGATCGATCTCGCCTGATCGCGGCCGCGTCGGCCGGCAATATGCCGACGTTCATCATGGTGCTCCACCTGCTGACCGGGGACGATCGATGGTTGCGCCCGCCGTACGTGCCGACCCGCAACTACGGGCTGGGACCGAACGACAGCGGCGGGCTGCCCGGCGGGGTGCGCGCCGACATCGTCGAGGCCGTCGCCGAGGCCGTCACCTCGTGGGCCAACGAGGGCCCGGCAGCCGTCACCGATCCGTCGGCCGAGACTTTGGCCCAGATGTTGAGCCTGTCGATGGGCGAGCAGGTCCCGATCGAGTACGGCAGATTGGCTGCCGCCGAACTCGCTGCCCCGGAGCTGAGCCCGCGTCCGCGGCCGACGCGTGGCGCCGGGCCGTTGGTGGTCATCGTCGGTGCGGGGGTCTCGGGGTTGACGCTGGCGGTTTTCCTGCGGGAAGCGGGGATTGCGCATGTCATCGTTGAACGCAATGACGACGTCGGGGGCACCTGGCTGCGCAACAACTACCCGGGCTGCGGGGTGGATATCCCGAGCCACCTGTACTCGTTGTCGTTTTTTCCGCGCACGTGGTCGGCGTATTTCGCCAAGCGCGACGAGCTGGTGGGCTACCTGGGCGACCTGGCCGACCACTTCGGCCTTCGCGACAGCATCCAGTTCGGGACCGAAGCCGTGCGCGCCGACTACGACGAACGCACCCGGCGCTGGACCGTGCGGCTGCGCACCCGCGACGGTGCCGAGTCCGACATCGCGGGTGACGTGCTGGTCACCGCGGTCGGGTTGTTTGGTGAGCGGACGGCCGATATCCCGGGTCGGGAGGTGTTCGGCGGCGACGCGGTGCATTCGGCGTCCTGGCCGGCAGACCTGGATCTGAGCAACCGGCGGGTCGCGGTGGTCGGCAGCGGAGCCAGCGCCATGCAGATCGTGCCCGCGGTCGTCGATCGAGTCGCCGCGTTGACGGTGTTCCAGCGATCTCCGGGCTGGGTCGCCCCGGCCGAGAACTACTTCGAACCAATGACTGACGAGGCTCGCTGGTTGTTCGACCATGTGCCGTACTATCGCCGGTGTTACCGGCTGCGGCTGGCGTGGACGTGGAACGACCGGGTGCACGAAGCGCTGCGGGTCGACCCTGGGTGGCCGCACCCCGACCGCGCGGTGAACGCGGTCAGCGACGCGCATCGGGCGCTGTTCACGTCCTATATTCACTCCGAGCTGGCCGGACGTCCTGATCTGGAACGTGTCCTGGTGCCGGCGTATCCGCCGTATGGGAAGCGAATCCTGCTGGACAACGGCTGGTATCGCGCCCTGAGGCGGCCGCACGTCGACGTGGTGTCCGAGCCTGTCGCCGAATTCACCCGCACCGGTGTGCGCACCGCTTCGGGCGCCGAGTACCCGGCCGAGGTCGTCGTGTCCTGCACCGGGTTCGCGGTGCGCCGATACTTGGCCCCGATGCAGATCAGTGGCCGGGCGGGCGCGGAGTTACATGACCGCTGGGGGGCCGACGACGCCACCGCATACCTGGGCATCAGCGTCCCAGACTTCCCCAATCTGTTCCTGATGTACGGCCCCAACGTCAATCCCGGTGGCGGCAGCTACATGTTCGTCGCCGAATGCCAGGCCCGCTACATCACCGATGCCGTAGTGGCGATGCGTGATCGCGGACTTGGTGTGCTGGAATGCCGCGCCGACGTGCATGACGACTATGTGCGTCGCGTCGACGAAGCCCACAACCGCATGGTCTGGACACATCCGGGGATGTCGAACTACTTCCGCAACGCCGCCGGCCGGGTCGTGACCAACTCGCCCTGGCGGATCGTGGACTATTGGGCCATGACCGATGGCGTCAATCTCGCCGATTTCCATACCGAGCCGGCACCAGCCACGGCGTCGTGA
- a CDS encoding mannan-binding lectin — MKFAAALAVVATAASVMTAPVAHASAEQFCGELAATWDGTRCTTLVTSPRDAEMFISLDLPAPMLDNPTSGPTVRGYFHKLIDGWRKTGSQTPRDSSAYTGYEIYPGPGAVQTLIVHETFEPFGIQANNAFRSFVFDMAQGRRLRIADIFRPGVDPMTVIPPATEPVLPPALDAAPPPHAPNTYPFTVEEWVPGPNGPGYTSSYHTFGLSPDHLILYMPDEPMLRENPSPRDRLVWSMDGGTIRIEVPLAALAGSLRPEYGGN; from the coding sequence ATGAAGTTCGCGGCAGCCCTGGCTGTGGTCGCGACGGCGGCGTCGGTGATGACCGCGCCGGTCGCACACGCATCCGCGGAGCAATTCTGCGGTGAGCTCGCCGCGACCTGGGACGGGACGCGCTGCACGACTTTGGTCACCTCGCCGCGCGACGCGGAGATGTTCATCTCGTTGGACCTGCCGGCGCCCATGCTCGACAACCCCACCTCCGGACCGACCGTGCGCGGCTACTTTCACAAGTTGATCGACGGGTGGCGCAAGACCGGCTCACAGACGCCCCGAGACAGCAGCGCCTACACCGGCTACGAGATCTATCCGGGGCCGGGCGCTGTCCAGACGCTGATCGTCCACGAGACGTTCGAGCCGTTCGGGATTCAGGCCAACAACGCCTTCCGGTCGTTCGTCTTCGATATGGCCCAAGGGCGCCGGCTCCGCATCGCCGACATCTTTCGGCCCGGCGTGGATCCCATGACGGTGATCCCACCGGCCACCGAACCGGTCCTGCCGCCGGCACTGGACGCCGCTCCTCCCCCACACGCGCCCAACACCTATCCCTTCACCGTCGAAGAGTGGGTGCCCGGCCCCAACGGACCGGGCTACACCAGCAGCTATCACACGTTCGGGTTGTCGCCAGACCACCTGATCTTGTACATGCCCGACGAGCCGATGCTCCGCGAGAACCCAAGTCCCCGTGATCGACTCGTCTGGTCTATGGACGGCGGCACGATCCGCATCGAAGTGCCGCTGGCCGCGTTGGCCGGGTCGCTTCGGCCGGAATACGGTGGGAACTAG
- a CDS encoding Mce protein — protein sequence MSKRTASENVFDKVAETDATDESAPAEQDSRSETVDESVSETAGATEAGTDEAADDRPSGKPRRRIGAAAVGLVVVTALASAGLLGWRLKQADDTGAAGRAALDAARNYAIVLTTLDTTDIDKNFQQALDGATGEFKNEYSQGSSQLRQILIDNNASGTGVVVDAAVKSATKTKVDVLLFVDQSVTNTLNPSPRIDRNRVRMTMELVDNRWLASKVEII from the coding sequence ATGTCCAAACGAACCGCATCCGAGAATGTCTTCGACAAGGTCGCCGAGACCGACGCTACCGACGAGTCCGCGCCCGCTGAACAGGATTCGCGTTCTGAGACCGTCGACGAAAGCGTCAGCGAAACTGCCGGCGCAACCGAGGCGGGCACTGACGAAGCCGCCGACGACCGGCCCTCCGGCAAGCCCCGCCGACGGATCGGAGCGGCCGCGGTTGGCCTTGTCGTGGTCACGGCGCTGGCCTCGGCCGGCTTGTTGGGGTGGCGTCTCAAGCAGGCGGACGACACCGGCGCGGCGGGGCGGGCTGCCCTCGACGCGGCGCGCAACTATGCCATCGTATTGACCACTCTCGACACGACCGACATCGACAAGAACTTTCAGCAGGCACTCGACGGTGCCACCGGGGAATTCAAGAACGAGTACAGCCAGGGGTCTTCCCAGCTTCGCCAGATCCTGATCGACAACAACGCATCGGGTACGGGCGTGGTCGTCGACGCGGCGGTGAAGTCGGCGACCAAGACCAAGGTCGACGTGCTGTTGTTCGTCGACCAGTCGGTAACGAACACCCTCAATCCCAGCCCCCGGATCGATCGCAACCGGGTGCGAATGACGATGGAACTCGTCGACAATCGTTGGCTGGCAAGCAAAGTCGAAATCATCTAG